In Xenopus laevis strain J_2021 chromosome 2S, Xenopus_laevis_v10.1, whole genome shotgun sequence, a genomic segment contains:
- the trem2.S gene encoding triggering receptor expressed on myeloid cells 2 isoform X2 — MHPSLVLLICLLDICLAQNVTVLSGQLGDSLTILCPYKQRADRWRKKLWCKEDSANHCQPVVIARRFWLQLSKRINGSTSISDNIHEGHVIVTINHLQHDDAGMYECQSHSFQEVDILQKVQLLVLEETMRANISDVAKVQYSISGFSTRLQIRWSLIILGFSFLMSKAVLLGLTFVWLSSRHKRAISESALIASSEESVIGESRSASDYGRSEYGTGRHSETPVYMNYMYMTANLNQVFWHR, encoded by the exons ATGCACCCCAGCCTGGTTCTTCTCATATGTCTTTTAG ATATTTGTCTTGCACAGAATGTCACTGTACTGTCAGGCCAACTTGGAGACAGTCTGACTATTCTCTGCCCATACAAGCAGCGTGCTGACCGATGGCGGAAAAAGCTGTGGTGTAAAGAGGACAGTGCCAATCACTGCCAGCCTGTCGTCATTGCACGACGCTTCTGGCTGCAACTTTCCAAGAGGATTAATGGCAGTACTTCAATATCTGACAATATACACGAAGGCCATGTGATTGTTACAATAAACCACCTGCAGCATGATGATGCAGGCATGTATGAGTGCCAGTCTCATTCCTTCCAAGAGGTAGACATCCTACAGAAAGTACAACTGCTTGTGTTGGAAGAAACCATGAGGGCAAATATATCAGATGTTGCCAAAGTGCAATATAGTATCTCTGG GTTTTCTACGAGGTTACAGATCCGTTGGAGTTTGATCATTCTTGGCTTCAGCTTCTTAATGTCCAAGGCTGTACTCTTAGGTCTGACATTCGTTTGGCTGAGCAGTCGACACAAAAG AGCTATTTCTGAATCCGCTCTTATTGCTTCCTCTGAAGAATCTGTTATCGGAGAATCTAGAAGTGCCAGCGACTATGGAAGATCTGAATATGGGACTGGAAGACACAGTGAAACACCGGTTTACATGAATTATATGTACATGACGGCAAACCTGAACCAGGTGTTTTGGCATAGATAA
- the trem2.S gene encoding triggering receptor expressed on myeloid cells 2 isoform X1, protein MHPSLVLLICLLDICLAQNVTVLSGQLGDSLTILCPYKQRADRWRKKLWCKEDSANHCQPVVIARRFWLQLSKRINGSTSISDNIHEGHVIVTINHLQHDDAGMYECQSHSFQEVDILQKVQLLVLEETMRANISDVAKVQYSISGFSTRLQIRWSLIILGFSFLMSKAVLLGLTFVWLSSRHKSRAISESALIASSEESVIGESRSASDYGRSEYGTGRHSETPVYMNYMYMTANLNQVFWHR, encoded by the exons ATGCACCCCAGCCTGGTTCTTCTCATATGTCTTTTAG ATATTTGTCTTGCACAGAATGTCACTGTACTGTCAGGCCAACTTGGAGACAGTCTGACTATTCTCTGCCCATACAAGCAGCGTGCTGACCGATGGCGGAAAAAGCTGTGGTGTAAAGAGGACAGTGCCAATCACTGCCAGCCTGTCGTCATTGCACGACGCTTCTGGCTGCAACTTTCCAAGAGGATTAATGGCAGTACTTCAATATCTGACAATATACACGAAGGCCATGTGATTGTTACAATAAACCACCTGCAGCATGATGATGCAGGCATGTATGAGTGCCAGTCTCATTCCTTCCAAGAGGTAGACATCCTACAGAAAGTACAACTGCTTGTGTTGGAAGAAACCATGAGGGCAAATATATCAGATGTTGCCAAAGTGCAATATAGTATCTCTGG GTTTTCTACGAGGTTACAGATCCGTTGGAGTTTGATCATTCTTGGCTTCAGCTTCTTAATGTCCAAGGCTGTACTCTTAGGTCTGACATTCGTTTGGCTGAGCAGTCGACACAAAAG CAGAGCTATTTCTGAATCCGCTCTTATTGCTTCCTCTGAAGAATCTGTTATCGGAGAATCTAGAAGTGCCAGCGACTATGGAAGATCTGAATATGGGACTGGAAGACACAGTGAAACACCGGTTTACATGAATTATATGTACATGACGGCAAACCTGAACCAGGTGTTTTGGCATAGATAA